A single genomic interval of uncultured Pseudodesulfovibrio sp. harbors:
- the yidC gene encoding membrane protein insertase YidC — protein MEKKEQIRLVIALVLSFVVIFGWQYLNAPSQEQQAEMARKAAEAEKKAATLTEQADAPVSEVAATPAEDFIPTAGKTVTVDTPLYTAVFNSQGGILEKFVLKEFKDTIEPDSPNVDLIGRKAFAKGPLGLILTKGDKEYHTWKRGQWAFSGSDIVMGENDSTKTLTFTGQAGGFRIERTLTFHADTYLIEETATVTNLNPTGVEGSLSFTAAAKSMSAEDDRYNPTKIAYLVKDGREEVDDRDDLKEKGLSASGDLMWGSIESNYFLFAVMPHNADATLSAGVQDTIFRMAVNEEATFMSNVAKTLKASYFIGPTDRQMLAQMPNQLEDAVNFGWFDMLAKPMLIGLNFFYNYVHNYGIAIILLTIVIKLIFWPLSQKSYGSMEQMKKLQPMVQKLREKYGDDKQRLNQETMALYKTYKVNPMGGCLPMVVQIPVFFGLYKALLGAVELRHAPFIEYLPFTDLPWLADLSAKDPYYITPVIMGVSMFLQQKMTPSAGDPTQQKIMLLMPLVFTFMFLQFPSGLVIYWLLNNLLSIGQQLMIARATKKKAAQKA, from the coding sequence ATGGAAAAGAAGGAGCAAATCCGTCTTGTCATAGCCTTGGTCCTGAGCTTCGTTGTCATCTTCGGGTGGCAGTACCTCAACGCACCATCGCAGGAACAGCAGGCCGAAATGGCCCGCAAGGCCGCCGAGGCCGAAAAAAAGGCCGCCACGCTCACCGAGCAGGCGGACGCTCCCGTTTCCGAAGTTGCGGCAACTCCTGCTGAAGACTTCATCCCCACCGCCGGCAAGACCGTCACGGTGGATACCCCGCTGTACACCGCCGTCTTCAACTCCCAGGGCGGCATCCTCGAAAAGTTCGTCCTCAAAGAGTTCAAGGACACTATCGAACCTGACTCCCCCAATGTCGACCTCATCGGCCGAAAAGCCTTTGCCAAAGGACCGCTCGGCCTGATCCTTACCAAGGGCGACAAGGAATACCACACTTGGAAGCGCGGCCAGTGGGCCTTCTCCGGTTCCGACATCGTCATGGGTGAAAACGACTCCACCAAGACTCTGACCTTCACCGGACAGGCTGGCGGATTCCGCATCGAACGCACCCTGACCTTCCACGCCGACACATATCTCATTGAAGAAACGGCCACCGTTACCAACCTGAATCCCACCGGCGTCGAAGGCTCCCTGTCCTTCACCGCCGCAGCCAAATCCATGTCCGCAGAGGACGATCGCTACAACCCCACCAAAATCGCTTACCTCGTCAAGGACGGACGCGAAGAAGTGGATGACCGCGACGACCTCAAGGAAAAAGGCCTTTCCGCCAGCGGCGACCTGATGTGGGGTTCCATCGAATCCAACTACTTCCTGTTTGCCGTCATGCCGCACAATGCTGACGCCACCCTGTCCGCAGGCGTGCAGGACACCATCTTCCGCATGGCCGTCAACGAGGAAGCGACCTTCATGTCCAACGTCGCCAAGACGCTGAAGGCTTCCTACTTCATCGGCCCCACCGATCGCCAGATGCTCGCACAGATGCCCAACCAGCTCGAAGACGCCGTCAATTTCGGCTGGTTCGACATGCTGGCCAAGCCCATGCTCATCGGCCTGAACTTCTTCTATAACTACGTACACAACTACGGCATCGCCATTATCCTGCTGACCATCGTCATCAAGCTCATCTTCTGGCCCCTGTCCCAGAAAAGCTACGGCTCCATGGAACAAATGAAGAAGCTCCAGCCCATGGTCCAGAAACTTCGCGAGAAGTACGGCGACGACAAACAGCGTCTCAATCAGGAAACCATGGCCCTGTACAAAACATACAAGGTCAACCCGATGGGCGGCTGCCTGCCGATGGTTGTGCAGATTCCGGTATTCTTCGGCCTCTACAAGGCCCTCCTCGGCGCAGTCGAACTGCGGCACGCTCCCTTCATCGAGTACCTGCCGTTCACCGACCTGCCCTGGCTGGCTGACCTCTCCGCCAAGGATCCGTACTACATCACCCCTGTCATCATGGGTGTGTCCATGTTCCTGCAACAGAAGATGACGCCCAGCGCGGGTGATCCGACTCAGCAGAAAATCATGCTGCTGATGCCGCTCGTCTTCACTTTCATGTTCCTGCAGTTCCCGTCCGGTCTCGTCATCTACTGGCTGCTCAACAACCTCCTCTCCATAGGACAGCAGCTCATGATCGCCCGGGCCACCAAAAAGAAAGCGGCTCAGAAAGCCTAA
- a CDS encoding Jag N-terminal domain-containing protein — protein sequence MSDFKEFEGKGLDEAIESACDYFNLKRDRLEIEILAGGSSGIFGIMGVKKAKVKARPRIQVSASDILNGDDKKQQKAKAPKPKPKAKPKAAPKPEAKPEAKPEIDQKAEEANMIEPGNAIPTEEFNDVNGNVVEPEYDPANDVNGNVIRSERKPHDTKPRKQRDRKPPRDKRRDERPRRDSKPRDRKPRRDNRDFKPRDTKPREERPRANMEDFDPAVLESAVMEVMTELLRPIVGETTIQVTIESDRVKVFIDDEENSGLIIGREGQTLSSLQYLVNRLVSRKMEASVRIQVDTGDYRERQDDKLRQIAAHLAEKAGDLGRTQSTKPLSSYHRRVVHLALQENEEVFTRSKGDGPMKRVLIVPKSRKNNNRSRY from the coding sequence ATGAGTGACTTCAAGGAATTCGAAGGCAAAGGCCTCGACGAAGCCATTGAAAGCGCCTGCGACTACTTCAACCTGAAACGCGACCGGCTGGAAATCGAAATTCTGGCCGGCGGCTCCTCCGGTATCTTCGGCATCATGGGTGTCAAGAAAGCCAAGGTCAAAGCCCGCCCCCGCATTCAGGTCAGCGCAAGCGACATCCTCAATGGCGACGATAAGAAACAACAAAAAGCCAAGGCACCCAAGCCCAAGCCGAAAGCAAAGCCCAAAGCCGCACCCAAGCCGGAAGCAAAGCCTGAAGCCAAGCCAGAAATCGATCAGAAGGCCGAAGAGGCCAACATGATCGAACCGGGCAACGCCATCCCGACCGAAGAATTCAATGACGTCAACGGCAATGTCGTTGAACCGGAATATGATCCGGCCAACGACGTGAACGGCAATGTCATTCGGTCCGAAAGAAAACCGCACGACACCAAGCCGCGCAAGCAGCGTGACCGCAAACCGCCTCGCGACAAACGCCGGGACGAACGCCCGCGCCGCGATTCCAAGCCGCGCGACCGCAAACCCCGCAGGGATAATCGCGACTTCAAACCCCGCGACACCAAGCCCCGTGAGGAACGTCCGCGCGCCAACATGGAAGACTTCGATCCCGCAGTACTCGAAAGTGCCGTCATGGAAGTCATGACCGAACTGCTCCGACCCATCGTCGGAGAAACCACCATTCAGGTGACCATCGAGTCTGATCGCGTCAAAGTCTTCATCGACGACGAAGAAAACTCCGGCCTTATCATCGGCCGCGAAGGGCAGACACTCTCTTCCCTCCAATACCTCGTCAATCGACTCGTCTCACGCAAAATGGAAGCCTCCGTCCGCATTCAGGTGGATACCGGCGACTACCGTGAACGCCAAGACGACAAGCTCCGTCAGATCGCAGCTCACCTCGCTGAAAAAGCCGGAGACCTCGGACGTACACAGTCCACCAAACCCCTCTCCTCCTACCATCGCCGCGTCGTTCATCTCGCGTTGCAAGAGAACGAGGAAGTCTTCACACGCTCCAAAGGCGACGGCCCCATGAAACGGGTGCTCATCGTCCCCAAAAGCCGCAAGAACAACAACCGCTCCCGCTACTAA
- a CDS encoding YceI family protein, with translation MEAHMIEKLTTSDVNEFLESNCGILVDTLPPEHFAARHIPGAVNACVYEVTFLDTMAELVPDKETAIVLYGAGPDSQDSLMAVDKLTRAGYADLATFPGGLDTWRAEGRPLEGSAPTEVEPPHPLLTLDSRIYTLNSTESVIHWTGRNNNGNHFGTLGLSAGELDVTGDDPAASFTIDMTTIHNTNLEGDDLHPVLESHLHSDDFFFTNLFPEATFNTTRIRLVEEGEATRPNAMMQGELSLRGLSNEIAFPAHIRNIEDNKLAIIANLDFDRTQWGIIYGSSRFFQHLSYHVVFDFISVDFRLVLE, from the coding sequence ATGGAAGCGCACATGATTGAAAAGCTGACGACAAGTGACGTTAACGAATTTCTCGAATCCAACTGCGGTATTCTCGTCGATACCTTGCCGCCTGAACACTTCGCCGCCCGACACATCCCCGGAGCGGTCAATGCCTGTGTCTACGAGGTGACCTTTCTCGATACCATGGCGGAGCTCGTCCCGGACAAGGAAACCGCCATTGTCCTCTACGGGGCCGGTCCTGATTCGCAGGATTCCCTCATGGCTGTGGACAAGCTCACCCGTGCCGGATACGCCGATCTCGCCACATTCCCCGGCGGACTCGACACCTGGCGTGCCGAAGGACGCCCCCTCGAAGGTTCTGCCCCCACCGAAGTCGAGCCGCCGCATCCGCTCCTCACACTCGACTCCCGAATCTACACGCTCAACTCCACCGAATCCGTCATCCACTGGACCGGGCGCAACAACAACGGCAACCACTTCGGCACACTCGGACTCTCAGCCGGAGAACTCGACGTCACCGGTGACGATCCCGCCGCATCATTCACCATAGACATGACAACCATCCACAACACCAATCTCGAAGGTGACGATCTCCATCCCGTCCTCGAATCACATCTCCATTCCGACGATTTCTTCTTCACCAACCTTTTCCCCGAAGCCACATTCAACACCACCCGCATCCGGCTCGTCGAAGAAGGCGAAGCCACCCGGCCCAACGCCATGATGCAGGGCGAACTCTCCCTGCGCGGTCTCTCAAACGAGATAGCGTTCCCAGCGCACATTCGGAACATCGAGGACAACAAGCTCGCCATTATCGCCAATCTCGACTTCGACCGCACCCAGTGGGGAATAATCTACGGTTCCTCCCGCTTTTTCCAGCATCTCAGCTACCACGTCGTATTCGATTTCATCTCAGTCGATTTCAGGTTGGTGTTGGAGTAG